Part of the Lotus japonicus ecotype B-129 chromosome 6, LjGifu_v1.2 genome, GTACAATGACTATACTTTGGTCGTTATTCAGTATGCTAGTCCAGAATCTAAGAACGTTCATTCAACTCTAATTTTTGAAGTCCCTTCAGGGATATTAGTTAAGTACTTAAGCGTGTCTAGAgcatttgacccaaaaaaaaaaggtgtgtCCAGAGCAATTACAATATTGTTATGCCATCTCTCACAATATCTCAATAGCTTTGCTAGAAAAATGCAGGCATACTGTTTCCAACATCACTATTTGGAGCACTAATGTCCTCACCAAATTCTTTATACTCAACTATCACATTGTTGATTCcatctttctcttctcttccttcATCTACTACTGCTGCCAAACCATCGTTTTCCTACATCCTACAACTCCAAGGTCAAAATAAAAATGAGGGAGTTTTACATACTTTAACTCCTCCAACACTCAGTTATACACAGATCAACATAAAGGTTTCTAAATATCCATCTCAACACCAATACTTGTTGCACACATTCACTAATTCATCATTGACATCCTTCTAATGGTTAGGAGTTACGGCTACTACTCACCATTACCACAACGAGGTGGGAACTAACAATTTCGCTTTTTAATTTTCACGACAAAGTAGAGATTATTGACAAGGTAGAGATTATGGACCAATGTCTAATGGTTACGACTACTGTTcaatcaacattcaacaccGCCTTCCTTACCGATGTGCAGAGTGAGCACATCTATGTGGCAAACACCTGAAATTCAGAATCCAAGTTGTATTTAAAAAGGTAAACACAGGATTTTGACTGTTCATGGTTATGGCTGTAAATAACAGGGGAGAGTGGAGAGTGGTAGCAAGAATACAACTGCACAAGTGGCCTCAAAATTTGACTTGTTACCATTAAATATGTTTACATCAGATGACAGTTGAACACTGTAAAGATCATGCTATATTTAGAGCATTTTTTGAAattcttctataattgattctaaagttaaATCAATTACAGAGAAAAGCTTATGTGAATAGATTCTGgtgtcaaaattgattctgaagaagaAAAGCTTGCAAACATGCTATGATAAAGGTCTTACACAATGACAAATGACTCATCTCTATTTTCCTAAAACACTATCCACAATGATGCACTCAGTGCCGGTTCTTACCAGCACCTTTTTTACCATGTTTCATCCCACCTCCTTTCATGTTCCCTGAGTTAAACATACTGGTTCTACTAGTATCATGGTTTTTTGATGGTCCTGCTGAGTTTAACAAATGCTTCACGTCGAGTATGCCATTTCTAAAACGCCCTTCACTTGCCTTCAGACCCCTGTTCTCAGGCTTGTGCTTCCCAACTGATTTTTTATTGCTACCACCAAGCTTCCCCCCAAATCGTCCAAGAATCATATTCTAAAAGCCAGAAGTGAGACAGATAAGTATAATAACGAGATTAAGTAATGATTGGAAATTCTtgtataattgattctaaagtcaaaattagTTTTAAGGAGAAGCTTGTGTAAGTAGTTTCCTAGTGCCAAAATGAATTGTGTGGAAAGAGAAGTTATAATGGGATGCTATTAACAATTACTCACCTCTTGGAGCATTTTCTGCTCCCTCTCCTTTTGCTTCTTCATCATCGGCCGTGCCACACTTAAAGGTAATCTCTGATTCTTAGGGGGCTACATATGGGAAAATGAAATTTGTGTCATCAGCATCCTGGTAAAATACTATATTTACATGATATAGAAAAGAGAACATCAAGGATAGTCCTGACCTTCCCACCAAGAGAAACAACCttgttattttcaattttcttgCGCTCTTTCCATGCCATATGCGAGTAGCCTAAACAATGAATATGCAAAATCAGAAAAATCGCATCACTTAAGGTTTATCCGAAGTGTGATTAACAACAGAAAGCAAAGTGAAGGAAATACATCAATTAGCAGCTGAATCTGAACATGCTATGAGTATCTTATACTAATTTGACATCATTCAACGCATGGGAATTAACAAAAACATTCAAGGAATGGGAATTACTGAAATTTTGGACATCTTTCATGATGGACCTAATGTCCATTTGTTGTTCCAGCATGTTGGAATCTTCTTTGGGAGGTCCATGTCCGTGAGCTAGTTTCTTCTTTTTGTCGAACATCTTTCCCATTACTGTGGATGAAGCGATAGGAAACCTTGCTACCTGTGGCTGTGTCAGTGTGTTGAATAATGGAAGAGTGCAGATAGCAACGATGGATTgagattgaaattgaaattaggGTTTGGCACGATGGATGAGGAGTGGAAAAGGATTAGGGTTGGTTTGGCACACGATGAATCTAAATAAGGCTATAGTTTTTCTTCCCTTTTTTAAAAAtccaaataaaatattttcgatttttttattttaattttaaagatcTTAGTATAATATTACTTGATCCAAGTAAATTTTAGACatgataaattaaaaaatatatatttaaaacttTACAAACATAAAGTTTTCCGATGCAGCAAAAAAAGAAACATGCATATATAAgtaggaagagaagaagaagtgaaaaacAATAGTGAAATACAACAAATGGTATAATATGAAAAGAgatataaaaagtaaaaaaaaaaaagtgacaaGAGAGATGTCAACACAACGGATTGATTCAATTCATGTTTGTGGtaaagtaaaatttaaactaataTATGGATTGGTTTTGCTTGTCGTAAAGTAAAATATAAACCATGTCAAATTATGATATGTCTTTCAAATATGCAGGCTGATGACTTCATATTCTTGTCAGAATCAGATTATGCCTGTGTTAGAGAACATTTTCTGGTCATGGAGAAAACAATCCTGAGTATACCTCTCCCAGACCTTATGTGTCTTGTTCGGTATATCATAGTCTCTACTTCTACTCTCAAAGATAAAAAAGGTAAAATTCTTATAGCTGGTTGTATGATTTTTCAAGTGTGACTATGTTGTGGGGAATGCACTAATTAGTTGCTAAAGCTACTGTGATTTAAATACATTTAGATTTTTAATCAGTGCTGTTGTCTGACGATAAGTAATCTTTATTTATGCTGCAGGGATTGTGCCAAACTCATGAAAATATGTTGCCCCGGTCGCAATGCTGATGCTCTCAGAATCCAGCTAAATATCGTTCAATGCAGTCTGCAAGAACAGATTCAAATCTATCCCATATACAATGATTAGTTGTTACAATTGTCTGGTGCATTTTAGTTAGAGCACAACTTTCATGAATCTATTAGCTTCTGTTTGCATGTTCTTTCTAAAGTGTGAGATTAAAGTTTTGAATTGCTATGCACATATTGAGGGCATTCTGCCAGTACTCAGGAATCAAGAGTAGAGTTTGATGAGATGTTTGGAATGTGAAAAGTGGTGCAAGCATCTTTACAAGTACTACActcattttcttataaattgaGGTAAAAATGCATCCAAATTGCACTCAACTGGTATAAAAAACCATGCTAAATATTGTTGTCATTTTGTTCACAATAAAACTAAACTGGACAGGATTGGTTATTTTGTTATCTCAACAATATCTGGACCATTGCATGTATACTGTATTCTCTTAGCTTTCTCCCTTCCTATCTTTCCCCGACCATCTTTAGAAAATTCGCTACTTTTCTTAAGTTGCTGAGAAGCAGGGAGAAAAGTATAAGAGCAACATTGATGACATTATATCTCAAGAAATAGGCAAGGTTATTGCCTTCTAAGTTTAAATACAATCTTAATAACAGCAAAGAAAAGGGAATGGTGGAAGAGGGAGGTAATCTTTAAACTGATGTTAAATAACTGCAATCACCAGCTGGTATCTAGTATCTCTGATCCCTGGCATTGAAATTAGTCATGGCTACCTTCATTATCAACCCGAACCTTAGTCCCACAGCAGCGCTTTTTGCTATGGTCTTTAACTTCTGCCTTTTCCCCACTGCAAGCTACATCCTTGTTACCAAGCTCTGACCTCCTGTCTAGGAATTCAGAATTCTCCTTCCAAACCTCTCCATTTGAATACACCTCCTTTTTCCAAATAGGAACTGTTGCTTTTAGCTCATCTATCAAATATTTGCATGCCTCTAGTGCATCAGCCCTGTGGACAGATGAGACTGCAATGAAGACACTCGTTTCTCCTACAGGTACCGTGCCTAGGCGATGAGCAACAGCAATGGAATGCAGATTCCAGGATGCTCTCGCAGATGAACAGACAGAATTGATACAACGAATCGCCATGGGAACATAAGCTTCATATATCAACTCCAAGACTGCTTTGCCTTCAAAGGTGTCGCGTGTCGTGCCTGAAAATGTAGCTATCGCACCAGCTTGCGGGGCACTGACATAATTCATATACTTGCCAACATCTATGGGATTTGGGGTTTCCAAGATTTCAACAAGATTCTTATCATCTTCTGCAGCCATTTTCTGCCAGATGTTCAGATAATATGCTGATGGAACAAAAATCTGGTGTTATCAGAGCTTTTTCTTCCCTCAAAGATTAAATAGACAAGCCTATTAGTCCATCCTGCAAATTCATTATAGCCTCTTAGAGTTGCACAAGCACAAGGCATGATGAAGCTCATGAAATACTCGGTAATATAAAATACCAAAAAGCAAACTAGAACAAAAGGGTCAACCCAGGGAAGCTTTCAGCTTAATTTGATGCTTAGCATATCATGATTTGTCAACATGAAAATGTAGATAACATTTCAATACAAGAATTTATGAAAGTGCTCCCATTTACTAGGTACTGCATTCATAAATTTCACCAGATGATAATTCAAGTTTCCTTTGTTTAACTATACATCATTTACCAAAGAGCAGAGCCACAAACTGTTTGATGGTTCAGCAGAGATTTTCATAACAAGAAAGACCAATTCACCCACTAATACagtttaaaaaacaaaatcaaagaacCCCAGATGAAAAACAGCCCCAAAAGGGGTTTAATTTAATTACTAGGAATTGAAAAATTAGAATCTGATGATAAATTGGTGAAATTTCCTCCTAATTCAATGGGgagaaaacaaaacagaaaaagcATTGTTCAATTTCCAACCCCCAAAAAATCAGTATAGATTCACTCAGGTACCAGACAGTTGAAATTAACAGTGGTTGGGTTGGAGATTCACACTACAGTTGAGCAAAGCAAGAACGTATAACTTATAagcaacaaccttaaaaattacaaaccttaaaaaaaggaaaaacaaagaacactcgagaatgagaaaacagaaaacagaaacaaagaaaagcaaAGGAATGAGCAATTACCCGCGTTCAGCAGAGCAAAGAGTGTTGAGTTGACTGGTGATGGGAAAGAGGGAGTTGGGTTCTGATCATCTGATGGATGATGACGGCTCTCAACTCATATCAATATCACTCTGTGAGACTGTGACAAACAATTAAGATCAGCCGGTGGCTCTGATGCATAAGATTGAGTGAGACATACAGGATGAGAGGGATCAAAGGTGATAGAGG contains:
- the LOC130726412 gene encoding uncharacterized protein LOC130726412, which encodes MGKMFDKKKKLAHGHGPPKEDSNMLEQQMDIRSIMKDVQNFSYSHMAWKERKKIENNKVVSLGGKPPKNQRLPLSVARPMMKKQKEREQKMLQENMILGRFGGKLGGSNKKSVGKHKPENRGLKASEGRFRNGILDVKHLLNSAGPSKNHDTSRTSMFNSGNMKGGGMKHGKKGAGKNRH
- the LOC130726162 gene encoding molybdopterin synthase catalytic subunit-like, coding for MAAEDDKNLVEILETPNPIDVGKYMNYVSAPQAGAIATFSGTTRDTFEGKAVLELIYEAYVPMAIRCINSVCSSARASWNLHSIAVAHRLGTVPVGETSVFIAVSSVHRADALEACKYLIDELKATVPIWKKEVYSNGEVWKENSEFLDRRSELGNKDVACSGEKAEVKDHSKKRCCGTKVRVDNEGSHD